In one Sphingomonas sp. S1-29 genomic region, the following are encoded:
- a CDS encoding adenosylmethionine--8-amino-7-oxononanoate transaminase yields MTPPVWHPFTQHGLNEPIPVVASAKGAILTTTDGRRIIDAISSWWVTTHGHAHPRITAAIAEQATQLDQIIFAGWTHEPAEQLARELVAMMGLPHVFYSDSGSTAVEVAVKMALGFWANHGQPRHRILVLDHGYHGDTIGAMSVGARGVFNQQYQPLLFDVGTLPCPAGDGQPTLDALDHACRHDSPAALLVEPLVLGAGGMHFYAPAILAEMRRICDRHGVPLIADEVMTGWGRTGTLLACEQAGILPDLLCLSKGITGGSLPLAVTMASSAMFEAHRSPDRARMFFHSSSYTANPIACAAAVANLAVWRDEPVRDRIADLARRQGERLAHIADRVRNPRRLGTITAFEVGGGEGYMSDLAPRLLAHFRDRDVLLRPLGDTVYVMPPYCITDAELDRVYAVVEEVLG; encoded by the coding sequence ATGACCCCGCCCGTCTGGCACCCCTTTACCCAGCATGGGCTGAACGAACCGATCCCGGTGGTCGCATCGGCCAAGGGCGCGATCCTGACCACCACGGACGGTCGCCGGATCATCGACGCGATCTCGTCCTGGTGGGTGACGACGCACGGCCACGCGCATCCCCGGATCACCGCCGCGATCGCCGAACAGGCAACGCAGCTCGACCAGATCATCTTCGCCGGCTGGACGCACGAGCCCGCCGAACAGCTCGCGCGCGAGCTGGTGGCGATGATGGGGCTGCCGCACGTTTTCTATTCGGATTCGGGTTCGACCGCGGTCGAGGTCGCGGTGAAGATGGCGCTCGGATTCTGGGCCAATCATGGCCAGCCGCGCCACCGGATCCTGGTGCTCGATCACGGCTATCATGGCGACACGATCGGCGCGATGTCGGTGGGCGCGCGCGGCGTGTTCAACCAGCAATATCAGCCGTTGCTGTTCGACGTCGGCACCCTGCCCTGCCCCGCCGGAGACGGCCAGCCGACGCTCGACGCGCTCGATCACGCCTGCCGCCACGATTCGCCGGCGGCGTTGCTGGTCGAACCTTTGGTGCTGGGCGCTGGCGGCATGCATTTCTATGCCCCCGCGATCCTGGCCGAGATGCGGCGGATCTGCGACCGCCACGGCGTGCCGCTGATCGCCGACGAAGTCATGACCGGCTGGGGCCGCACCGGCACGCTGCTGGCGTGCGAACAGGCAGGAATCTTGCCCGACCTGCTGTGCCTGTCGAAGGGGATTACCGGCGGATCGCTGCCGCTGGCGGTGACGATGGCATCGAGCGCGATGTTCGAGGCGCACCGATCGCCCGATCGCGCGCGGATGTTCTTTCATTCGTCGAGCTACACCGCCAACCCGATCGCCTGTGCCGCCGCCGTGGCGAACCTGGCGGTGTGGCGCGACGAGCCGGTGCGCGATCGCATCGCCGACCTGGCGCGCCGACAGGGCGAGCGCCTCGCCCATATCGCCGATCGCGTCCGCAACCCGCGCCGGTTGGGGACGATCACCGCGTTCGAAGTCGGCGGCGGCGAAGGCTATATGTCCGATCTCGCCCCGCGCCTGCTCGCGCATTTCCGCGACCGCGACGTGCTGCTGCGGCCATTGGGCGACACGGTATATGTCATGCCGCCCTATTGCATCACCGATGCCGAACTCGACCGGGTATATGCGGTGGTCGAGGAAGTGCTGGGGTAA
- a CDS encoding molybdopterin-dependent oxidoreductase, producing MILTRRALLTGVAASGATLLAGCDRLGESEAFRSILFKGADWNEWTQRALTDRNALAREFRPDQMSPVFRTNGTRNPNTPAYTAQAATGFADWRVRVDGLVARPQALSIAQLLSMPQRAQITRHDCVEGWSAIGKWQGPQLSTVLNAAGLSDRARFLVFHCADAYSGGTRPYYESIDLIDAFHPQTILALGLNDERLGIGHGAPVRLRVERHLGYKHAKYVERIEAVASLADIHGGKGGLWEDIAGYEWYAGI from the coding sequence ATGATCCTCACCCGCCGCGCCTTGCTCACCGGCGTCGCCGCATCGGGCGCTACGCTGCTTGCCGGCTGCGACCGGCTGGGGGAGAGCGAGGCGTTCCGTTCGATCCTATTCAAGGGCGCCGACTGGAACGAATGGACCCAGCGCGCGCTGACCGACCGCAATGCGCTCGCGCGTGAGTTCCGCCCCGACCAGATGTCGCCGGTGTTCCGCACCAACGGCACGCGCAACCCCAACACACCGGCTTACACCGCGCAGGCAGCCACCGGCTTTGCCGATTGGCGGGTGCGGGTCGATGGGCTGGTGGCGCGGCCGCAAGCGCTGTCGATCGCGCAATTGCTGTCGATGCCGCAGCGCGCGCAGATCACTCGCCACGACTGCGTCGAGGGGTGGAGCGCGATCGGCAAATGGCAGGGGCCGCAGCTATCGACCGTGCTCAACGCGGCGGGCCTGAGCGACCGCGCGCGCTTCCTGGTGTTCCACTGCGCCGATGCCTATTCGGGCGGCACCCGGCCCTATTATGAATCGATCGACCTGATCGACGCCTTCCACCCGCAGACGATCCTGGCGCTCGGGCTGAACGACGAGCGGCTGGGCATCGGCCACGGCGCGCCGGTGCGGCTGCGGGTCGAGCGCCATCTGGGATACAAGCACGCCAAATATGTCGAGCGGATCGAGGCGGTGGCCAGCCTTGCCGACATTCATGGCGGCAAGGGCGGGCTGTGGGAGGATATCGCCGGCTATGAATGGTATGCGGGGATTTGA
- the rlmN gene encoding 23S rRNA (adenine(2503)-C(2))-methyltransferase RlmN — translation MLTVSTPPMPIPGHIDPVPVPRALPMRSDGRIDLLGLSKANLRMALETSQLEPKQAKLRAKQLWHWIYNRGVTDFALMTDISKTMQPWLAQRFVISRPQVVEAQVSTDGTRKWLLRTDDAQDYEMVFIPDADRGTLCVSSQVGCTLNCTFCHTGTMRLVRNLTPAEIVGQVMLARDNLGEWPSQPDGRMLTNIVMMGMGEPLYNFDSVRDALGIVMDGDGIALSKRRITLSTSGVVPMMARAGAEIGVNLAVSLHAVTKEVRDEIVPLNRKYGIEQLLQACADYPGANNARRITFEYVMLKDKNDSDADAHELVRLLKHYRLPAKVNLIPFNPWPGANYECSTPERIRSFSEIVFGAGISAPVRTPRGRDIDAACGQLKTASEKKSRAELDRIAEDKMAALG, via the coding sequence ATGCTGACAGTCTCGACGCCGCCCATGCCCATCCCCGGGCACATCGATCCCGTGCCCGTCCCGCGTGCGCTGCCGATGCGCAGCGACGGCCGGATCGACCTGCTGGGGCTGTCGAAGGCCAATCTGCGGATGGCGCTCGAGACCTCGCAGCTCGAACCCAAGCAGGCGAAGCTGCGCGCCAAGCAATTGTGGCACTGGATCTATAATCGCGGCGTCACCGATTTCGCGCTGATGACCGACATTTCGAAGACGATGCAGCCCTGGCTGGCGCAGCGCTTCGTCATCAGCCGCCCGCAAGTGGTCGAGGCGCAGGTATCGACCGACGGCACCCGCAAATGGCTGCTGCGCACCGACGACGCGCAGGATTACGAGATGGTGTTCATCCCCGACGCCGACCGCGGCACGCTGTGCGTGTCGAGCCAGGTTGGCTGCACGTTGAATTGCACCTTCTGCCACACCGGCACCATGCGGCTGGTGCGTAACCTGACGCCCGCCGAGATCGTCGGCCAGGTCATGCTCGCGCGCGATAACCTTGGCGAATGGCCGAGCCAGCCCGACGGGCGGATGCTTACAAACATCGTGATGATGGGCATGGGCGAGCCGCTGTATAATTTCGACAGCGTCCGCGATGCGCTGGGAATCGTGATGGACGGCGACGGCATCGCGCTGTCGAAGCGGCGGATCACGCTGTCGACCTCGGGCGTGGTGCCGATGATGGCGCGCGCCGGCGCCGAGATCGGCGTGAACCTTGCCGTATCGCTCCATGCGGTGACCAAGGAAGTGCGCGACGAAATCGTGCCGCTCAACCGCAAATACGGCATCGAGCAGTTGCTCCAGGCTTGCGCCGACTATCCCGGTGCCAACAATGCCCGCCGCATCACCTTTGAATATGTGATGCTCAAGGACAAGAACGACAGCGATGCCGACGCGCACGAGCTGGTGCGGCTGCTCAAACACTATCGCCTGCCCGCCAAGGTGAATCTGATCCCGTTCAACCCCTGGCCCGGCGCAAATTACGAATGCTCGACGCCCGAGCGGATCCGCAGCTTCAGCGAGATCGTGTTCGGCGCAGGCATCTCGGCCCCGGTGCGAACGCCGCGCGGTCGCGACATCGACGCGGCCTGCGGGCAACTCAAGACCGCGTCGGAAAAGAAGAGCCGCGCGGAATTGGACCGGATCGCCGAGGACAAGATGGCGGCGCTGGGGTAA
- the bioD gene encoding dethiobiotin synthase: protein MTAPRFVVTGTDTDIGKTVFAAALTQAIGADYWKPIQAGTDGGTDAARVAALGVAADRILPSAYTLATPCSPHRAAAIDGVSIALDRLDPPATPGPLVIEGAGGVLVPFDDTRTFADLFARWCLPTILVARTALGTINHSLLSIEALRGRGVPIHGIAFIGDPQEDSEATIARMGRVRRLGRLPMLDPLTPEALRAAFAAAFSFA from the coding sequence ATGACTGCACCGCGCTTCGTCGTCACCGGCACCGATACCGATATCGGCAAGACCGTCTTTGCCGCTGCACTGACGCAGGCGATCGGCGCGGACTATTGGAAGCCGATCCAGGCGGGCACCGATGGCGGCACCGACGCGGCGCGCGTGGCGGCATTGGGCGTTGCTGCCGACCGCATCCTGCCATCTGCCTACACGCTTGCTACCCCCTGCTCGCCGCACCGCGCCGCCGCGATCGACGGCGTGTCGATCGCGCTCGACCGGCTCGATCCCCCCGCCACCCCCGGGCCGCTGGTGATCGAGGGGGCGGGCGGGGTGCTGGTGCCGTTCGACGACACGCGCACCTTCGCCGATCTGTTCGCGCGCTGGTGCCTGCCGACGATTTTGGTGGCGCGAACCGCGCTCGGCACCATCAACCACAGCCTGTTGTCGATCGAGGCGCTGCGCGGGCGCGGGGTGCCGATCCACGGCATCGCCTTTATCGGCGATCCGCAGGAGGATAGCGAAGCGACGATCGCCCGGATGGGCCGGGTGCGGCGATTGGGGCGGCTGCCGATGCTCGATCCGCTGACGCCCGAGGCGTTGCGCGCGGCGTTCGCGGCGGCGTTTTCGTTCGCATGA
- a CDS encoding histidine phosphatase family protein: MSTIPRAGRDFIARHGETVFNAARRLQGDHPHTPLTRAGFAQAEEMGRALLAELGPSPRLTLWASPTGRALQTLAVIAEILGLDWHDARSDARLIEIGMGSWGGLYYADLIARVGPVFDSSNGALTCAPDGESYADIADRSAGWLGDTAGDSGDRLVITHGISSRVLRGLMTGLAPTPSLDAPFAEGLPQGSVVAIERGAERIVHLGTGRSPA; this comes from the coding sequence ATGTCGACCATCCCGCGCGCCGGCCGCGATTTCATCGCCCGCCATGGCGAGACCGTCTTCAACGCCGCGCGGCGGCTGCAGGGCGATCACCCGCATACCCCGCTGACGCGCGCGGGCTTCGCGCAGGCCGAGGAGATGGGTCGCGCCTTGCTCGCCGAACTCGGGCCGTCGCCACGGCTGACCTTGTGGGCTTCCCCCACCGGGCGCGCGCTCCAGACGCTGGCGGTGATCGCCGAGATTTTGGGGCTCGACTGGCACGACGCGCGCAGCGATGCGCGGCTGATCGAGATCGGCATGGGCAGCTGGGGCGGGCTTTATTATGCCGATCTGATCGCGCGGGTGGGGCCGGTGTTTGATTCGAGCAACGGCGCGCTGACCTGCGCCCCCGATGGCGAGAGCTATGCCGACATCGCCGATCGATCGGCGGGGTGGCTCGGCGATACCGCGGGCGATTCGGGCGACCGGCTGGTGATCACCCACGGCATTTCGAGCCGGGTGCTGCGCGGGCTGATGACCGGGCTGGCGCCGACGCCGTCGCTCGACGCGCCGTTTGCCGAGGGGCTGCCGCAAGGGTCGGTGGTGGCGATCGAGCGCGGTGCCGAGCGGATCGTCCATCTGGGCACCGGGCGATCGCCGGCATGA
- a CDS encoding M3 family metallopeptidase, producing the protein MRITLLAATALSLVPMTLAAQTASPAPAAPAPAAAIAANPLLADWTGPYGGVPPWDKVTPALFPQAMEVAIAERRAEYRRIADNPAPATFANTFVPMQNAGKRLGRVLAVFGVMTSNMNSPAYQALDREWSPKLSAAGDEITFDPKLFARIQAIYDARTASGLDAQQQRLVTRTYDSYVRQGAKLNAAQKAEMSRINQALATEFSTFSEKLLADEGTAITVTDEAMLAGLPDSVKATAKAAAQERGQPGFAIVNTRSAVDPVLTFGTDRALREKVWRTFVNRGDNGGATDTNATIARIVKLRAERAKLLGFPTHAHWRMQDTMAKTPQAATDLMMRVWPAATARVKQEVADMQAIAAKEGTPITIEPWDYRFYQEKVRKARYDLDQTELKPYFALNNIIDASYYAANRLYGLNFKEITGQVPVFEKNVRVFHVTDKNGKEVGLFYRDDFARTGKRSGAWATTYRSQRNLAPAQNVLSSNNNNFASAAPGQPVLISLDDAETLFHEFGHAIHSMLQDVNYPGLTGTPRDFVEYPSQVNEHWLLTRDVLDKYARHYQTKAPMPQALLDKVIAAQTFNQGFATVEYLSSAIVDMKLHTVADGVVDADAFEKAALAEIGMPKEIVMRHRLPQFNHLFSSDAYSAGYYSYLWSETMDADTWAAFEEAGSPWDKATADRFAKVLLSTGNETDRAEAYRAFRGRDPDVNALLKVRGFPTTN; encoded by the coding sequence TTGCGCATCACCCTGCTTGCCGCAACCGCCCTGTCGCTCGTGCCGATGACCCTGGCCGCCCAAACCGCCTCGCCGGCGCCTGCCGCGCCGGCACCCGCTGCGGCCATCGCCGCCAATCCGCTGCTCGCCGACTGGACCGGCCCCTATGGCGGGGTGCCGCCCTGGGACAAGGTGACCCCGGCGCTGTTCCCGCAGGCGATGGAAGTCGCGATCGCCGAGCGCCGCGCCGAATATCGCCGCATCGCCGACAATCCGGCTCCGGCGACCTTCGCCAACACCTTCGTGCCGATGCAGAACGCCGGCAAGCGCCTCGGCCGGGTGCTGGCGGTGTTCGGGGTGATGACCTCGAACATGAATTCGCCCGCCTATCAGGCGCTCGATCGCGAATGGAGCCCCAAGCTGTCGGCGGCGGGCGACGAGATCACCTTCGACCCCAAATTATTCGCGCGAATCCAGGCGATCTACGACGCACGCACCGCCAGCGGGCTCGACGCGCAGCAGCAGCGGCTGGTGACGCGCACCTATGACAGCTATGTCCGCCAGGGCGCCAAGCTGAACGCCGCGCAAAAGGCCGAGATGTCGCGGATCAACCAGGCGCTCGCGACCGAATTCTCGACCTTCTCCGAAAAATTGCTCGCCGACGAAGGCACCGCGATCACGGTGACCGACGAAGCGATGCTCGCCGGGCTGCCCGACAGCGTGAAGGCGACCGCCAAGGCCGCCGCGCAGGAGCGCGGCCAGCCGGGCTTCGCAATCGTCAACACCCGATCGGCGGTCGATCCGGTGCTGACCTTCGGCACCGATCGCGCGCTGCGGGAGAAGGTGTGGCGCACCTTCGTCAATCGCGGCGACAATGGCGGCGCGACCGACACCAACGCGACGATCGCTAGAATCGTGAAGCTGCGCGCCGAACGCGCCAAGCTGCTCGGCTTCCCGACGCATGCGCATTGGCGGATGCAGGACACGATGGCCAAGACGCCGCAGGCGGCGACCGATCTGATGATGCGCGTCTGGCCGGCAGCGACCGCGCGGGTGAAGCAGGAAGTCGCCGACATGCAGGCGATCGCGGCGAAGGAAGGCACGCCGATCACGATCGAGCCCTGGGACTATCGCTTCTACCAGGAGAAGGTCCGCAAGGCGCGCTACGACCTCGATCAGACCGAGCTCAAGCCGTATTTCGCGCTCAACAACATCATCGATGCGTCCTATTACGCCGCCAACCGGCTGTACGGGCTGAACTTCAAGGAGATCACCGGTCAGGTGCCGGTGTTCGAAAAGAATGTCCGCGTGTTCCACGTCACCGACAAGAACGGCAAGGAAGTCGGGCTGTTCTATCGCGACGATTTCGCGCGCACCGGCAAGCGGTCGGGCGCGTGGGCGACGACCTATCGCTCGCAACGTAACCTTGCGCCCGCGCAGAACGTGCTGTCGTCGAACAACAACAATTTCGCCTCGGCAGCGCCGGGCCAGCCGGTGCTGATCAGCCTCGACGATGCCGAAACGCTGTTCCACGAATTCGGCCATGCGATCCATTCGATGCTGCAGGACGTGAACTATCCCGGCCTCACCGGCACGCCGCGCGACTTCGTCGAATATCCGAGCCAGGTGAACGAACATTGGCTGCTGACGCGCGACGTGCTCGACAAATATGCCCGGCATTACCAGACCAAGGCACCGATGCCGCAGGCGTTGCTCGACAAGGTGATCGCGGCGCAGACCTTCAACCAGGGCTTTGCCACCGTCGAATATCTGTCGTCGGCGATCGTCGACATGAAGCTGCACACCGTCGCCGATGGCGTGGTCGATGCCGATGCGTTTGAAAAGGCCGCGCTGGCCGAGATCGGCATGCCCAAGGAGATCGTGATGCGGCACCGCCTGCCGCAGTTCAATCATCTGTTCTCGTCCGATGCCTATTCGGCGGGCTATTACAGCTATCTCTGGTCGGAGACGATGGATGCCGACACCTGGGCGGCGTTCGAGGAAGCCGGGAGTCCCTGGGACAAGGCGACCGCCGATCGCTTCGCCAAGGTGCTGCTGTCGACGGGCAACGAGACCGACCGCGCCGAAGCCTATCGCGCGTTTCGCGGGCGCGATCCCGACGTGAACGCGCTGCTCAAGGTGCGCGGGTTTCCGACCACGAACTGA
- a CDS encoding 8-amino-7-oxononanoate synthase, whose protein sequence is MSLLSVHRADLAALAGADRLRSLAPRAGVDFASNDYIGLANSQRLHAAASDALTRGVPVGSGGSRLLRGNHPEHEALEAEAAAFFGAEAALFLANGFVANMALFATLPQRGDLVVYDALLHASAHDGMRLGRAERVAAAHNDVAAFEDTITAWRAAGGSGRVWIAVESLYSMDGDQAPLAELAALADRQDAFLLIDEAHATGVFGQDGRGLAEAFEGKPNVITLHSCGKALGAEGALLCLPAVLRDMLVNRARGFVFSTAPSPLIAAVVRDALRALAEEPWRRDDLRALIVAGGAALGPLGAIATGSPILPLILGDDARTMRVARAVQAQGFDVRGIRPPTVPDGTARLRISLTLNATPADVDSLATALQKALA, encoded by the coding sequence ATGTCGCTCCTCTCCGTTCACCGCGCCGATCTCGCCGCCCTCGCCGGTGCCGATCGCCTCCGATCGCTCGCCCCGCGCGCAGGCGTCGATTTCGCTTCGAACGACTATATCGGCCTCGCCAATAGCCAGCGCCTGCACGCCGCCGCCAGCGACGCGCTCACCCGCGGCGTGCCCGTAGGTTCGGGCGGATCGCGCCTGCTGCGTGGCAACCATCCCGAGCATGAAGCGCTCGAAGCCGAAGCCGCGGCGTTTTTCGGGGCCGAGGCCGCCTTGTTCCTGGCCAACGGCTTCGTCGCCAACATGGCGCTCTTCGCCACCCTGCCCCAGCGCGGCGATCTGGTGGTGTATGACGCCTTGCTCCACGCCAGCGCGCATGACGGCATGCGGCTGGGCCGCGCCGAGCGGGTCGCCGCCGCGCATAACGACGTTGCCGCGTTCGAGGACACGATCACCGCATGGCGCGCCGCCGGTGGCAGCGGGCGGGTGTGGATCGCGGTCGAGAGCCTGTACAGCATGGACGGCGATCAGGCGCCGCTTGCCGAGCTGGCGGCGCTCGCCGATCGCCAAGACGCCTTCCTGCTGATCGACGAGGCGCACGCCACCGGGGTGTTCGGGCAGGACGGGCGCGGGCTGGCCGAGGCGTTCGAAGGCAAGCCCAACGTCATCACGCTACACAGTTGCGGCAAGGCGCTGGGGGCCGAAGGCGCGCTGCTGTGCCTGCCCGCGGTGCTCCGCGACATGCTCGTCAACCGCGCGCGCGGCTTCGTGTTTTCGACCGCCCCTTCGCCACTGATCGCCGCCGTCGTGCGCGATGCGCTGCGCGCGCTGGCGGAGGAACCTTGGCGGCGCGATGACCTGCGCGCGCTGATCGTGGCGGGCGGGGCCGCGCTCGGGCCGCTGGGTGCAATTGCCACCGGATCGCCGATCCTGCCGCTGATCCTGGGCGACGACGCCCGCACGATGCGCGTCGCGCGCGCGGTGCAGGCGCAGGGCTTCGATGTTCGCGGCATCCGTCCGCCGACGGTGCCCGACGGCACCGCGCGGCTGCGTATTTCGCTCACCCTCAACGCAACCCCCGCCGATGTCGATTCGCTCGCCACGGCCCTGCAAAAGGCTTTGGCATGA
- a CDS encoding cytochrome b/b6 domain-containing protein, with product MAPRDSNDPADIAAPGTRRAIYKHRLATRLWHWTNAVAVIVLLGSGLMILNAHPQLYWGQYGANLDQPWFRVGWIFEGGRIPGWLTIPSTYNLALARRWHLTVALLFGFALLAFMLVSLLNRHFQRDLRFRRAELSAKHLAHDVREHLALRFHDAADPGGRNVLQKLSYVGVIFVALPLAIFTGLTMSPGINAAAPWMLDLFGGRQSARSIHFIASMGIALFIVVHLTLVILAGPLNEVRSMITGWWRTPQEPQ from the coding sequence ATGGCCCCGCGCGACTCGAACGACCCTGCCGACATCGCCGCACCGGGCACCCGGCGCGCGATCTACAAGCATCGGCTGGCGACCCGGCTGTGGCACTGGACCAACGCTGTCGCGGTGATCGTGCTGCTGGGGTCGGGGCTGATGATCCTCAACGCGCATCCGCAGCTTTACTGGGGGCAATATGGCGCGAACCTGGACCAGCCCTGGTTTCGCGTCGGCTGGATTTTCGAGGGCGGGCGAATCCCCGGCTGGCTGACGATCCCGTCGACCTATAATCTGGCGCTCGCGCGGCGCTGGCATCTGACCGTGGCGCTGCTCTTCGGCTTCGCGCTGCTGGCGTTCATGCTGGTGAGCCTGCTCAACCGGCATTTCCAGCGCGACCTGCGCTTTCGCCGCGCCGAGCTCAGCGCGAAGCATCTGGCGCATGACGTGCGCGAGCATCTGGCGCTGCGATTCCACGATGCTGCCGATCCGGGCGGGCGCAACGTGCTGCAGAAGCTGAGCTATGTCGGGGTGATTTTCGTGGCGCTGCCGCTGGCGATCTTTACCGGGCTGACGATGTCACCGGGGATCAACGCCGCCGCGCCGTGGATGCTCGACCTGTTCGGCGGGCGGCAATCGGCGCGGTCGATCCACTTCATCGCATCGATGGGGATCGCATTGTTCATCGTCGTCCACCTGACGCTGGTGATCCTGGCGGGACCACTAAACGAAGTGCGGTCGATGATCACCGGCTGGTGGCGCACGCCGCAGGAGCCGCAGTAA
- a CDS encoding sulfite exporter TauE/SafE family protein yields MLDLPILALAAAAGLVGGAMNALAGGGTFATMPALIAIGLPSPIANATSNVALQPGAFMSAYTYREGLRPVAGMSVRTLGGITFVGALVGSLLLVVTPTTTFDIIIPWLLLMATIAIAFGKRAAEVLQRHAAPGPRALFVAQALLGVYGGYFGGGVGMMLTATWGLLAGEPPHRLMAPRTLMLAVANTAAMIVFIGFGMVRWDACLPMLAGAVLGGWLGARAGKKLPPTAIRIWTLLVTIVTTIVFFVRAYG; encoded by the coding sequence ATGCTCGATCTTCCCATCCTGGCGCTTGCCGCCGCTGCCGGGCTTGTCGGCGGGGCGATGAATGCGCTGGCGGGCGGGGGGACTTTTGCCACCATGCCCGCGCTGATCGCGATCGGCCTGCCCAGCCCGATCGCCAACGCCACTTCGAACGTCGCGCTGCAACCCGGCGCGTTCATGAGCGCGTACACCTATCGTGAGGGGCTGCGCCCGGTGGCGGGGATGTCGGTGCGGACGCTGGGGGGCATCACCTTTGTCGGCGCGCTGGTGGGCAGCCTGTTGCTGGTGGTCACCCCGACCACAACCTTCGACATCATCATCCCCTGGCTGTTGCTGATGGCGACGATCGCGATCGCGTTCGGCAAGCGCGCCGCCGAGGTGCTTCAGCGGCACGCAGCGCCGGGGCCGCGCGCGCTGTTCGTCGCGCAGGCGCTGCTGGGGGTCTATGGTGGCTATTTCGGCGGCGGGGTGGGAATGATGCTGACGGCAACGTGGGGGCTGCTCGCGGGGGAGCCGCCGCACCGGCTGATGGCGCCGCGCACGCTGATGCTGGCGGTCGCCAACACCGCCGCGATGATCGTGTTCATCGGTTTCGGCATGGTGCGATGGGACGCCTGCCTGCCGATGCTGGCCGGCGCGGTGCTGGGCGGATGGCTCGGCGCGCGCGCGGGCAAAAAGCTGCCGCCCACCGCGATCCGTATCTGGACGCTGCTGGTGACGATCGTCACCACGATCGTGTTCTTCGTCCGCGCCTATGGATAG